The Vitis vinifera cultivar Pinot Noir 40024 chromosome 1, ASM3070453v1 DNA segment aagctaagcattggggagcaaggctgacttagcaagatcaagcgtcttggcttgtctaagtgccgcacgagcttagtgaatgactaagtccgtgacatacGTCTGAGTTAAACTTGGAGATGGAAGTAAGACCAAGCTCATGAGCTTATTATCCTAGATCAAAACAAGTTGATAGGATCCCCTTTTTTACGTTACCATGTCTCTCCTGTGTGGCGACATGGgggcgaaaaaaaaaaaaagaaaatgatgaagtTTTTCTCGATTTTAGCATAGCAAGCCCCCAATGGGAGGCCCGTATCACACGACGGGCTATTAGCTCAATGGTAGAGTGCACCCCTGATAATTATGTCGTTGTGCCTGGGCTGTGAGGGCTCTCAACCACATGGATATTTCAATGTGCTCATTAGTGCCTGACCATGAGATGTAGATTATCTAAGGCACATTAGCATGGCATACTTCTCTTGTTCGAACCGAGGTTTGAAACTAAACATCTCCTCAGGAGGATAGATGGGGCGATTCAAGTGAGATCTAATGTAGATCCAACTATTTATTCACTCTTGGGATTCGGACGGTCCGGGGGGGACCACCACGGCTCCTTCTTCTCGAGAATCCATACATCCCGTATTAGTGTATGGACAACTATCTCTGGAGCACAAGTTTAGGTTTGGCCTCAATGGGAAAATAAAATGGAGCACCTAACAACACATTTTCACAGACCAAGAACTACGAGATCACCCCTTTCATTTTAGGGTGACAAAAGGATCGTACCATtcgaggttttttttttcatgtttttcccGGAGGTTTGGAGAAAGCTATAATCAATCGGATTTTCCTAATCCTCCATTCCCGAAAGAAAGAatgtgaaattatttttcctttccacaAAGACTAGGAGATTGGATCTAGTTGTAAGAAGAATGTTTGTTATAAATAACTCACTTCTTGGTCTTTGACCCCCTCAGTCACAATGAACGTCCTCGATTAGTGCAATGGGATGTGTTTATTTATCTATCTCTTGACTCGAAATGGGAGCAGGTTTGAAAAACAATCTTAGAGTGTCTAGGGTTGGGCCAAGAGGGTCTCTTGAtgccttcttttttcttctcaacAGAGTTATTTCACAAAGACTTGCCATGGTAAGAAGAAAGGGGGAACAAACACACTTGAAGAGCACTGTACAACGGAGAGTTGTATGCTGCATTCAGGAAGGATGAATCGCTCCTGAAAAGGAATCTATTGATTCACTCCCAATTGGTTGGACCATAGGTGTGATGATTTACTTCACGGGCGAGGTCTTTGGTTCAAGTCCAAGATGGCCCAACTGTGCCAGggaaaagacattttttttctattatattagTATTAGTTAGTGATCCCGGCTTAGTGAACCCTTTCTTACGTGATGAACTGTTAGCACCAGTCCTACATTTTGTCTCTATGGACCAAGGAGAAAGGAGGCACAACAGGAAGAGGATTGTACCATGAGAGAAGGAGATCAACCTCTTCTCTTTCAAATATACATGGAATCTAACAATGCAATGTAGTTGGAATCTCATGTCGATTCGAATGAATCATCTTTTCAACAGAGGTAGTGCCTTCTTGGTAAGAGGATAATAAGTTACAAATTCTGTCTCGAAAGGAATTTGTCCATTTTTCGGGGTCTCAAAGGGGTGTGGAAACACATAAGAACTCTTgaatggaaatggaaaagaaatgtaaCTCTAAATTCTTTGGAAATGGTAAGATCTTTGGCACAAGAAGAAGGGGTTGATCTGTATCATCTTGACTTGGTTCTGATTCgtctatttttttaagaatattgagTCGGGTTCTTCTCATACCCGTATCGAATAGAACATGTTCAGCCAAATCTTCTTCACTACTTGATTTAGATTGGGAAAATTGTACGGTTTTATGAAACCGTGTGCTATGGCTCAAATCCGTAGTCAATCCTATTTTCAATAAGAGTAGTTGACAATTGAATCCAATTTTTCCCATTATTTTCGTATTTGTAATAGTGCGAAAAGAAGGCCCGACTCCAAGTTGTTCAAGAATAGTTGCGTTGAGTTTCTCGACCCTTTGCCTTACTTAGGATTAGTCAGTTTTATTTCTCGATAGGGGCAAGGAAGGGATATAACTCAGCGATAGAGTGTCACCTTGATGTGGTGGAGGTCATGAATTAttatttagatgttaaaatttaattctcatttgaattatttggaaaataacaCTTCGGTTAATGTGTTAGTTTTTAAAGTTGAGAATTGaggattataaaatttattaattttactattttgaatagaaatttGGTAATTGGAAACCATATAGTTACAAGACGAATGTCTATATCGTTTTCACTTTGAGCCTTCGAACTTAAGGTATAAAATAACTGTTATGCCCTTGAAATGAGTTTTGGGGCGTGACAAAACCTACTTGTAAGAGCAACTAGATGGCTCAGTACAACCTAGCTCGTCTTGCTAGGAGGATGGTCCTAATTGCGGGCTTGACCCACTACAATGGGATCTAGATTGGTTTTGGCCGACCTAGTTTAGGTTGCACGGCTTCGACTGAGTCAAGCTGAAGCTTACCCACAGGCCCATAGACAAGTTAAGCCAACCTCCTTCACTAACAAAATATAACATATCAATTTAATGATAGTAatttatgtatataaaataagtataagtaatttaaagaaaatgattcacACAAATCGTAATTCCCAAGTAAGAATATTCTCCTAATACAAAATACATGTAAAGTCATATTCAATCGTCATTATAAACACTCAACTTCTTAAAGAAAATGCATGCAAAGCTTCTCACATCCATATCCATTTGTCAATACACCTTTCTCAAGAGTAGATAATCCTTAATCAAAATGGACCCAAGTCTAGTCTAATGATTATGATAGCCCTGCAACTTCCTTGAAAAAGAGGGGATTAGCCCTTTGCTCTTCATTGCACAAATGGCTAATGAGTGAAGCCAGTGCTCATCCCTGGGAAGACCCTAAGAAAGTTACTCAAACaaagtcaaaaaaataaaaataaaaataaggtaaaaattTGTGTAATTATGGGGTGTTCCCTCCCCTTTTCTTCCACAGTCCCCACCCACTAATCATCCACCCACTTTTCATACCACAAAATCATTTTCTGCCCTGAAAAGTGTTGCCGGTCACAATACCTTTCAATATTACGACAGTAGCCTCTACAATTGAATTGTGGAACATAATCCCATCATTGCATGCTAAAGGGTATTGAAGCATGATTATGAGTGTTATCTCTTCGATTTCATTACCTAAACTTTGGAATTAAGAAGCCATGTTTTCAAAGTATATAGTAGGCTTGGAGTgcaactttttaaattaaagtagGGACGTAGCCACATCCCCCACTCCAAAGAACATCTCTTTCAAAGATATCACTGTCTTAGCCACTGTCCATACACCACCTTTCCACTCGATTACCAGCCCCACGTGTtctcttatttccttttaaactAACTTCAATCACATATAAAAGTGgaatcaaatttcaaacttatccCAGTGCCTTGGCCATTAACCAATCAATTCCACATCCACTAGAGGTTTAAGCCAGAGAAAAGTTTTGAATTCGAAAAAGGAGCAACGGTAAGTGGCATATTTATGTCTTAATTTGCTAAATTTTGTACTGTTATAATTAGTGTATGGTTATTAAAAACTTTGAGCTTGATCTGAACCCAACACATGTTGAACGGTTAAAGAATTTTAGCTCTACATCTAAAGTGggttttaaataaagaaatttaggatatgtttgttaaatgtttttgaaaataattataaaaaatagtttttaagaataatttttgaaaattattatatgatttttataaaataaaagtcttattcaaaaacttaaaacatttttaaccaatttttaatatttttaaatctaatattttatttttaatcattttatatatttatataattatttcttcaaaaaaaccctcataaaataaataaataaaaaactaaaatatatattttttaaaacatttagttttttttttttttttgttcttaagaatagaaaaaagaaaataaatttttattgttaaacatgttttttgtctttttgttttgtAGAACATAAAACtactttaaaaacaattatcaaatagagtttgaaaataattagaaaaaatggtttttaagaacaacttttaaaaatcattctccaatattttgtaaaacaaaaatctattcacaaacttaaatatttttaacttatttttaataagagaaaacaattgaaaatagtgttttatgttattaagaatagaaaacttaaaataattatttggttGTTAAACGtgtttatcaatttttttattctaaaaaatagaaaattattcttaaaaaagaattgtgaaacAAATCTTACTaatcatattttatgaaaatatattatttaaaaaataatatcagaTATTATTCCTcctaatttttaaaaggaaggttatgaataaatatgttattttaaaagcAAAGAAATCAGGGTTAGTCAATCTCCAAAAATATGTAGCTTCTGgttcaaaatttgatatcaaaataaaaaaataaaaaaatgatttttttacaataaattagagatttttttaaagaataaattagagatgttttatggaaaataaatatttgatattttgacaATTACTTTAAAGATTTGACAAAGGGTGGAAAgacctttaaaataaaaaataaaaatggaaaccATTAAATATCTGCCTCAGAGGCAAGTCTGTTTCTTTTTGGTATACTCGTGGAAAGGGCAAGTTTCCACAATTTCCTTTTGGTGTACCATGTATCTACTCCATGGAAGATAACTCACCTTTGACCAGCACCACGCCGTAAATCACTCTCACTAATATTGACCCCAAACTCCCTTCTTTCTCTTTCCCTGCAACTCCATCACACCAAAGCACTATATTCCAAGCTCCAGAATCTAACTTCCCATACATTTTCCTACCTTTTTTTCGCGGTACCCAAACACCCATATTCTTCTTCATGCCAGAGACTACAAATTGAACAAGATGTATTCATCCGTTGTTCCAACCCGAAACAGCTCATAAACCAACGATTTTGTCGTTTTCTGAAACCAGATGGGGTCTGCGACGTCGTCGATGGCGGCCAAGTTTGCATTTTTCCCTCCTAACCCTCCTACGTATAAAGTAGTTTCCGATGAATCCACCGGAAAAATGAGACTCTCCGACGTGCCTCAGAGAGAGAACGTGGACGTGTTGAAGCTGTGCACGAAGAAAGGGAACGAGATAGTTGCAGTGTACGTGAAGAACCCTTCAGCGTCAGTGACAGTGCTCTACTCTCATGGCAATGCAGCTGATCTTGGTCAGATGTTTAACATCTTCGCCGAACTGAGTCTTCGTCTGGGGGTGAATCTCATGGGGTCAGTATCATCAATACATGCAAATTCAACATTTTTGTTCCTAAATTAAAACAGATGAAAGGACCTGCTTGATTTTCTGGTGCTTTGCAGGTACGATTATTCTGGGTATGGACAATCCTCTGGAAAGGTAGATTCCAGTCTTTGTACCATAaagattttccaaaaaaaaaaaggaagaataagaaaatgaaaatgattgtaTTTTCTGCAAATTAAGTGAATTAGCTCTTCACTGATCTATAgatgataaattttaatttttcaggTCGTGAAAGTGAATTTGTTGTTGAATGTGATATTAGTATGTTTAGAAAGGCAATTTTTCTAATCCGtccttttttttaagggaaaaaaaaatgcagaagcATTGTTCATAAGAAGACTTAAAGATATTTACATTTGGGTTGAGGGCAAGGAACAGTCAAAGGAGAGAATAAATTTTGACCCTTTTCAGACTAGAAATTATACAAGTAATTCTGGCTATATTGATTGCATTTCTCAAATTAAATGGGCGCAGCATTGAGTTTTTCGACTTCATTTATAGCCATTAACAATTCTGCAAAAGGATCGTTTTTGAAATTTCTGTCCATATGTTCAGCATTGCTTTCTGTAGTTTGAGTTCAATTGGAAGACTGCTAACAATGTGTGTGATACATCTTTACCAATCAGCCAAGTGAGCAGGACACATATGCAGACATAGAGGCTGCTTACAGTTGCCTCGAAGACACCTATGGAGTGAAGGAGGAAGACATTATACTGTATGGGCAGTCGGTTGGCAGTGGACCTACTCTAGAATTAGCCACTTGTTTCGCTCGATTGAGGGCTGTTATTCTTCACAGTCCAATCCTATCTGGGCTTCGAGTCATGTATCCTGTGAAGCGAACATTTTGGTTTGATATCTACAAggtatttccttttttcttttggttgtgCATTGTCAGTGTTTAAATTTTGTCCCTCATTCATGGGTGTTTGTTTCTGCTGCAGAATATTGATAAAATTCCACTGGTGAATTGCCCTGTTCTGGTCATTCACGTGAGTATATTTCTTATTATCTTGGCCTATTGTGATCCATAGTCTGATTCTTTAGAACATTTTGATTTCATAGAAATgcttttgaaataaatatggaatGTTAAAACATCTCAGTATGCTTTGGAGAGATTGCCACTGGATCACTTTTCTTGTCTCCAAAACTAACCAAGTTTACTCTTTGAATTTAGTTGGCAAGTTAGACTTGGTCCAGAAGTATCTGAATCTTCATAGATGGTTATTTAAAGTTGGTTTCTAAGCTAAAAGAGATGAATTTATCCTGATGAGGGGTTTTCTTCAGGATGCATAAGTATGGCTGTGGCTAGACATGTATGGCATATATTGTCCTGAAGATTTCTTTTGCAGAACCCAAATTTGTCATATTGTTTCAAATGGGTATAACagaaataatttgtttatgatTTATGAATGGAATGAGAGTCTTAGGGCCACTTAACTGGCAATTCCCTTTTGCCATAAACTGTTGTCATGGCTTAACTAACTGGAAAACCATTCTCTCTATCAAGATTTTTGCACAGAGTTTAAGACTGGTGCAGCAGTTAAATGATGCTAAATGGTCCCATGTGACACTATTTTTGGTGTTAGCAGGGAACGGATGATGAAATTGTGGATTGGTCCCATGGTAAGCAGCTGTGGGAGCTCTGTAAAGAGAAGTATGAACCTTTGTGGCTTAAAGGAGGGAACCACTGTAACTTAGAGCTCTATCCAGAGTACCTAAGGCATCTCAAGAAGTTCATATCAGCCATAGAGAAATTGCCATGTGCACAATATATATCTGGACAAAGTACAGATCAATCAGAGCGGTCTGTGAATTCCACAGACCATAGAGACAGGTCCAGAACAAGCACAGACCATAgggaaaagtccagattaagcAATGGGCAAAGAGAAAAATCTAGGCCAAGCACGGACAGCAGAGAGAAGTCCAGAGCCAGCACCGACCGGAGAGAGAAGTCAAGAAGGAGCTATGATCGATCAGGGAAAGCAAGGAACAGCATAGACCAGTCAGAGAGAGCGAGAAACAGCTTTGATCGGTCAGTTCCTGCCCTCCTTTTTGCTCTTACCTTCTAATTGGAACAGCTAACATTAACTGCATATAAATATATGGTACATACTCTTGATTATTCCAACCAATTGTTGGCAGCTTGGGAGATATGGTAAGATCAGTTGGGTTGTGCAATGTTGATTGTTTCAAGCAGACAGCCACAGAGGTCTGAGTCAGAAACAACTGTGCTTGCAAACTGGGTTGAAACTTTGGTTTTACTTTTGGTTGTTTGATTGGTCCGGATGACTGCTTGATTAATgttctttcctttttacttgTAACTGATCCAATGTCTTCCCTCTCTctattgttttcaattttttaggtGATCTGCAAAGAAATAATAGTGAGTAATTCCACCAGGTCCTTTGTGTATCTTAACTTTTATCTGTTCATAGTTATAGATATGATTTTCTTGTTGATTATGTCACACTTTCTTGTGGATGATTGAGTCCTGGCAAAAGGGATTGGGATTGTTTTGTATCAACTCTGTTGCACCCTTCAGTTCAAGTGCTTGATCTCCAGCAGCAATGAAGCAAAAAGCCCAGTGGCTATTgcaaacagaaaacaaaaaaaaaaggcatgtaGTTCATTTTTGTCTAGAACCCATCTACTTCAGAGAAAAATTTCTCCAAAACATCATCTCTTGCTATTGTACAAGTGCTTCTTCATCAGCATTAGTATGTGAGCCCTCGAGGAAAGAGCAACATGTAAtaatataccaaaaaaaaaccTTCCTTTCTTGTGACTAAAATAGGATTATCAAGCAAATTCCAGCAAAGCTAATATGTCAAATTTACCAACCAATAGAACACAACAATAAAATTGAATCAACCACAGAAGagttatcaatattttttttgaaaagccCTCCAAAGCAAAGGGAAAAAAACCCGTCTCTCCAGAAACAAACTAGAGGCTCATGATAATATAATCTCATCAAGACTGCAACATTCTTGGCATCAACAATAGTAATCATCATTTATACAGATGGACTTCTAAACAAAGCAGTAAAGAAAAGTTGAGGTCTCACATAGCGGATATTTTGAAGGAGCAGTTTAGAGTGATTACATTGAGAATCAAGACTGGTAGAAACAAAGAGCATGTTGCAAGGATTCATCACGTAAAACTAGAGCAAAAATAGACAAAGTTTACCACATGATCTTCTTGCACTTGCCTCTCAAAGGACCATCAATTTGTTAGGGAAAACTCTGGATCATAGGTGTATGCTATGTAACAACCTAGGGATACTAGATCTAATTAcaactaaagaaaataaagcaataaaacttatatttaagcgctcaaaatttttatctttgatCTAAATGTTCCCAGATcaaattctaattgatgaaaagaATTACCTCGCAGTCTTTCACTCAATCACTCCTTTAAACTTTGGCACTTGTATAGAGTGGCTACGCACCTTCAAAGGGAAGGAGATGGAGGCTTTTCGGAAGACCACTTTTGTGAGCAGTTAAGTGTATCTAACCTTAATACCCTAAGATGGTTTATATAGACTTCCTCATAGGTTTAAGTTTGACTTTAGCCCAATTTGGGCTttggtcacttaatttagctcactaaatcctaattaattaactatCTCAATCcagaaaaaccaaaattaattaatcataaaatgttatgcaaccttgcattttTTACCAAAACACTTTTATATGCATAAATGTTTAGTTCTCcataaaatatcaaaactatGTGCCAATAAACAACATGACTAGAGCGAGGACTCCTGAGACCTATAAGAGAATACtaactccctcaaaatccaactttgaagttgattcaacattctgCTGAAGAAAGTCAAATGCGCTTCAATACCCAATGAAATtacattgaaatgaaaattgattaaatctaatttaatcaatttcttgAGTTTATGAACTACTATTCATTGCATGTGaactccctatgaactagtaTTTGTAATATGATGATATAGATGTTATCAACCTCTGAGAATTACCTTTACAATCATTGAGTCTCAAATCATCTTAttttgtgatcaattgacatactctaatcCACAAAAGACATTCAAATTCCACTTACGAAATTTTTGTAGCCACATATTATATGATCACAAGTCCTTCGATCACCTAAGGGAACACACTATCTCAAACCATGAGACACCATGGATCCCATCTTGAGAATAACTACTATCACTTACCTTAATCAATAATAAACCAATTTgtagggaatatatgaccacttgaGGGTCTCACCTATAGGTTAAAGTCACTAATAAGTTCAATATTGgtttaatattctctcaaggttgagagtccatacaACATTATAGTTTAGTGAATTTATGACTAGCTCAATAGCCAAAGTCATGATTCATTATAAATCTTATCTAATCTTTAACCATATACACTATTATACTCATCATGAGAAACTTATTTTGATAACCAAGATAAGTTATCCCTTCAATTTAGAGGTAGTACACTATAGTGTCAAATGAATTGCCTAATTTCGTGAACTGAGTTTACACAACTTATCATTTTACAAGAAATTCATGACTTGAATCTTttatgtaactcctaatgccCTTGTCATGTACAATGAAAGTGATACAAATGTGAATGCTCAAATAAGTGATAATACAACTATGGATAGAAAAATGGAaacat contains these protein-coding regions:
- the LOC100242683 gene encoding uncharacterized protein LOC100242683; translated protein: MGSATSSMAAKFAFFPPNPPTYKVVSDESTGKMRLSDVPQRENVDVLKLCTKKGNEIVAVYVKNPSASVTVLYSHGNAADLGQMFNIFAELSLRLGVNLMGYDYSGYGQSSGKPSEQDTYADIEAAYSCLEDTYGVKEEDIILYGQSVGSGPTLELATCFARLRAVILHSPILSGLRVMYPVKRTFWFDIYKNIDKIPLVNCPVLVIHGTDDEIVDWSHGKQLWELCKEKYEPLWLKGGNHCNLELYPEYLRHLKKFISAIEKLPCAQYISGQSTDQSERSVNSTDHRDRSRTSTDHREKSRLSNGQREKSRPSTDSREKSRASTDRREKSRRSYDRSGKARNSIDQSERARNSFDRLGDMVRSVGLCNVDCFKQTATEV